One segment of Streptomyces sp. YIM 121038 DNA contains the following:
- a CDS encoding oxidoreductase — translation MTTSPAVPARWTADDIPDQTGRTILVTGANSGLGYVTARELARRGAHVVLTARNADKGRAALDRLRGELTEPSLELRTLDLADLRSVHDFADTFDAPVDVLVNNAGIMMPPRTLTKQGFESQFATNHLGHFALTGLLLERLRTGSDPRVVTVTSTLHKNGTIHYDDLDGERSYSPRAFYAQSKYANVLFGLELDRRLRTSAVQVRSVLAHPGYSATNLQSSGPTGLLKAILRVTNRLVAQDVETGALNQLYAAAAPQARSGQFIGPDGRNEAKGHPTLVQPVESATDPEAARRLWDLSEQLTGVRYDFTDTGGR, via the coding sequence ATGACCACCAGCCCCGCCGTCCCCGCCCGCTGGACGGCGGACGACATCCCGGACCAGACCGGCCGCACCATCCTCGTGACCGGTGCCAACAGCGGCCTGGGCTACGTCACCGCACGAGAACTCGCCCGCCGCGGCGCCCACGTCGTGCTCACCGCACGCAACGCGGACAAAGGCCGAGCCGCGCTGGACAGACTCCGCGGCGAACTCACCGAACCCTCCCTGGAACTGCGCACCCTGGACCTGGCCGACCTGCGCTCGGTCCACGACTTCGCCGACACCTTCGACGCACCCGTGGACGTACTCGTCAACAACGCGGGGATCATGATGCCGCCGCGCACCCTCACCAAGCAGGGGTTCGAGTCCCAGTTCGCCACCAACCACCTGGGGCACTTCGCGCTGACCGGCCTGCTGCTGGAGCGACTGCGGACCGGAAGCGACCCACGCGTCGTGACGGTCACCTCGACCCTCCACAAGAACGGAACCATCCACTACGACGACCTCGACGGCGAACGGTCCTACTCACCGCGCGCGTTCTACGCGCAGTCCAAGTACGCCAACGTGCTGTTCGGCCTCGAACTGGACCGGCGACTGCGTACGAGCGCCGTCCAGGTCCGCAGTGTCCTGGCCCACCCCGGCTACTCGGCCACGAACCTCCAGTCCTCCGGACCGACCGGACTGCTCAAGGCCATCCTCAGGGTCACCAACCGCCTCGTCGCCCAGGACGTGGAGACGGGCGCGCTCAACCAGCTCTACGCGGCCGCCGCCCCGCAGGCCAGAAGCGGGCAATTCATCGGCCCCGACGGACGCAACGAGGCGAAGGGCCACCCCACCCTCGTACAGCCAGTCGAATCCGCCACGGATCCCGAGGCCGCCCGCCGCCTGTGGGACCTGTCGGAGCAACTCACCGGAGTCCGTTACGACTTCACCGATACTGGCGGCCGCTAG